DNA sequence from the Candidatus Thermoplasmatota archaeon genome:
AGGCTTAGTGATTGCAGGTACTGGATTGGGACATGTTTCTGGAGAGCTGCTTTCTACAATAAAAAAATATTCTTTCAAAATACCAATTGTTATGAGCTCTCAATGCTTAGCTGGTAGAGTGAATATGAATGTATATTCCAGGGGCAGAGACCTTTTAGGAGCTAATGTAATTGCTGCTGAGGATATGCTGCCTGAAGTAGCCTATATAAAGTTAATGCTCGTACTTGGCAAGACCAAAAAAATGGCTAGAATAAAAGAGCTAATGCAGAAAAATTATGCCGGAGAAATATCTGAAAGGAGAGAGCTATGATAGATTATGAGAAATTAGAGCTTAAAGTAGGGCTTGAAATTCACCAGCAATTAGATACAAAAAAATTATTTTGTTCATGTAGCTCTGAACTTTACGATAATTATAATTACGAAATAGTGCGCATGCTAAGGCCAACGCAGTCAGAGCTTGGCGAGGTAGATAAAGCTGCAATTGAAGAAGCCAAAAAAAAGCTTAGATTTAAATATCAAATCACAGACAATACATGTCTTGTAGAACTGGATGAAGAGCCACCGCAAGAGCCTAATCAAGAAGCAATTGAAATTGCACTTACTATTGCAAAAATTCTTAAAAGCGAAATTATAGATGAAATAAATTTCATGAGGAAGATAGTTATTGATGGAAGCAATACCGCGGGATTTCAGCGCACTGCTTTAATAGCGACTGGTGGAGAAATTAAAGGTATAAAAATTCAAACTATTTGTTTAGAAGAAGATGCAGCTAGAAAAATTAGTGAAGAAGAAAAATTCGTTGTTTATAGATTAGATAGACTCGGCATACCTCTTATAGAAATTGCAACTTCGCCACAAATTACAACACCAGAAAAAGTTAAAGAGACAGCTGAGAATATAGGGCTTTTGCTTAGAGCTACTAAAGTCAAGCGTGGGTTAGGCACAATAAGGCAGGATTTGAATATTTCTATAAAAGGTGGCGCCAGAGCAGAGATAAAAGGTGTGCAAGAGCTAAGCTCAATACCCGAGGTTATAGAGAATGAGGTAAAGCGTCAGTTAAAACTTATAGAAATAAAAGAAGAACTTGCAAAAAGAAATGTTGAGCTCAAAGGCGAAGTCTGCCAAGTTACTGACATCTTCAAAGCCACTAAATGCAAAATATTTCAGAATAAAGCTATCTGGGGAGTTAAATTGGAAGGTTTATCAAACTTGTTGGGCGCTAAGGAAGTGAGGCTGGGAAGAGAGCTCGCTTGTAGAGTGAAACATCTGGTAAAAGGCATAATACACTCAGATGAAGAGCTCTCAAGCTACGGTATCTCAGAAGAAGAGCAGAGTGCTGTAAGAACTAAAATTGGTATTCTCGAAAAAGACGCCTTCGTGCTAATCGCTGGGGAAGAGAAAGTTGCAAAGCAAGCTATTGCAGAAATTCTAAAAAGGGCAAGAGAGTGTTTAAGGCAAGTGCCTGAAGAGGTTAGAAGAGCTTTGCCTGATAATACAACTGAGTACATGCGCCCTATGCCAGGAGAAGCCAGAATGTATCCGGAAACTGACATAAAGCCAATTATTACTAAAGAATATATAAAGAAACTCAAAATCCCAGAATTACCAGAAAATAAAATAAAAAGATTTTGCAAAGAATATAAAATTAGTGAGGAGCAGGCTAGGCAGTTGGTTTATCAAGGCTACGATGAACAATATGAAAAATTTGTTAAGCTCTACAAACGCAGTGTTATAGCGAGAACATTCTTAAGTACTATTCCTGAACTTGCAGCTCAAGGCTTAG
Encoded proteins:
- the gatE gene encoding Glu-tRNA(Gln) amidotransferase subunit GatE; translation: MIDYEKLELKVGLEIHQQLDTKKLFCSCSSELYDNYNYEIVRMLRPTQSELGEVDKAAIEEAKKKLRFKYQITDNTCLVELDEEPPQEPNQEAIEIALTIAKILKSEIIDEINFMRKIVIDGSNTAGFQRTALIATGGEIKGIKIQTICLEEDAARKISEEEKFVVYRLDRLGIPLIEIATSPQITTPEKVKETAENIGLLLRATKVKRGLGTIRQDLNISIKGGARAEIKGVQELSSIPEVIENEVKRQLKLIEIKEELAKRNVELKGEVCQVTDIFKATKCKIFQNKAIWGVKLEGLSNLLGAKEVRLGRELACRVKHLVKGIIHSDEELSSYGISEEEQSAVRTKIGILEKDAFVLIAGEEKVAKQAIAEILKRARECLRQVPEEVRRALPDNTTEYMRPMPGEARMYPETDIKPIITKEYIKKLKIPELPENKIKRFCKEYKISEEQARQLVYQGYDEQYEKFVKLYKRSVIARTFLSTIPELAAQGLDINKITEDFLQSVFEALAQKKFAKEAVPQIMACMLKEDLTLEKAIERTGLAAISQKELVKIINDILSSKKELIRQGDKAFAPLMGLVMEKVRGRIDGKLVARILKSKLTTIIKAYR